The Acidimicrobiia bacterium genome contains a region encoding:
- a CDS encoding peptidoglycan-binding domain-containing protein — protein MLKRGSSGPEVEDLQRKLLANKINPGPVDGLFGPKTDDAVRRFQEMHDLQVDGIVGPNTLSAFEAAAANTAASLAQAKDAQAADAAKKAGEAAADARSKAAQERADAARRASEQQASSKATSKEAEAKKSVDKAGGIFSRVFKRGTDK, from the coding sequence ATGCTGAAACGAGGATCGAGCGGCCCGGAGGTCGAAGACCTCCAGCGAAAGTTGCTCGCCAACAAGATCAACCCAGGCCCGGTCGACGGCCTGTTCGGTCCGAAGACCGACGACGCGGTGCGACGGTTCCAGGAGATGCATGACCTCCAGGTCGACGGCATCGTGGGACCGAATACCTTGAGCGCCTTCGAGGCGGCCGCCGCCAACACGGCGGCGTCGCTCGCCCAGGCGAAGGACGCGCAGGCTGCCGATGCAGCCAAGAAGGCGGGAGAAGCCGCCGCCGACGCTCGGTCCAAGGCCGCTCAGGAAAGGGCCGACGCAGCCAGGCGGGCTTCGGAGCAGCAGGCGTCGTCCAAGGCCACCTCCAAGGAGGCGGAAGCGAAGAAGTCTGTTGACAAGGCGGGCGGCATCTTCTCGAGGGTGTTCAAGCGGGGAACCGACAAGTAG
- a CDS encoding molybdopterin-dependent oxidoreductase, with amino-acid sequence MMVTRRRAGISGTVATAVALGVGELLSGIFDGVPSPLSAIGAWVVAVSPSGVTKWAIRVFGTADKLVLGIGTGIIALIIGWFAGRFAVRRFAAGAAVFVGFGLLGIVAGLGEPLISPAGTLIAGVVAAGAGIWSLRVLLNAAAEPDAPTDGVVADPTRRRFVAVAGAGVAFATVAGGVGRSLLGRAVVPAPVGVPPVTTTPRSALIADGHDFDEAGLTPIVLPDEGIDFYRIDTALVVPRVDATTWQMRIAGLVDRDVALTYEDLLAMDHIDRYVTIACVSNEVGGDLVGNALWTGPRLSEVLDRAGVRPEATQLVGRSVDGWTAGFPTEAAFDDREAMIALYMNGEPLPRRHGYPARLIVPGLYGYVSATKWLAEIELTRWESFDAYWIPRGWSKVGPIKLQSRIDTPRNGERVTAGSVVAAGVAWAPTIGIDAVEIRIDDGPWLATETSIPLADAAWVQWRTAVDLASGGHRLEVRATDANGMVQTDERRSPAPNGASGHHRVMVTAA; translated from the coding sequence ATGATGGTCACGCGGCGACGGGCCGGGATCTCGGGCACGGTCGCCACTGCGGTAGCCCTCGGGGTGGGAGAGCTGCTCTCCGGCATCTTCGACGGTGTCCCATCGCCGCTCTCGGCCATCGGCGCCTGGGTGGTCGCCGTCTCTCCCTCCGGGGTCACCAAGTGGGCGATCCGCGTGTTCGGCACCGCCGACAAACTCGTCCTGGGCATCGGCACCGGCATCATCGCCTTGATCATCGGCTGGTTCGCCGGTCGCTTCGCCGTTCGACGGTTTGCCGCCGGTGCGGCCGTGTTCGTCGGCTTCGGTCTGTTGGGCATCGTGGCCGGTCTCGGTGAGCCACTGATCTCGCCGGCGGGGACGCTGATCGCCGGAGTCGTCGCTGCCGGCGCCGGTATCTGGTCGTTGCGGGTGCTCCTCAATGCCGCCGCGGAGCCGGATGCCCCCACGGACGGAGTCGTTGCCGACCCGACCCGTCGCCGGTTCGTCGCGGTGGCCGGGGCAGGGGTCGCGTTCGCCACCGTCGCTGGTGGGGTCGGACGATCCCTTCTCGGTCGTGCCGTGGTTCCGGCCCCGGTCGGAGTGCCCCCGGTGACGACCACGCCCCGGTCGGCTCTCATCGCCGACGGCCACGACTTCGACGAGGCCGGCCTGACCCCGATCGTCCTGCCTGACGAGGGCATCGACTTCTACCGGATCGATACCGCCCTGGTGGTCCCGCGGGTGGATGCGACCACCTGGCAGATGCGGATCGCCGGCCTCGTCGATCGCGATGTGGCTCTCACCTACGAGGATCTGCTGGCGATGGACCACATCGATCGCTATGTCACGATCGCTTGTGTCTCCAACGAGGTCGGCGGCGATCTGGTGGGCAATGCCTTGTGGACCGGTCCGCGGCTCTCCGAGGTGCTCGACCGGGCGGGGGTGCGACCGGAGGCGACTCAGCTGGTCGGTCGCTCCGTGGACGGGTGGACCGCTGGATTCCCTACCGAAGCCGCTTTCGACGACCGCGAGGCGATGATCGCCCTGTACATGAACGGGGAGCCGCTCCCGCGTCGGCACGGGTATCCGGCTCGTCTCATCGTCCCCGGCCTGTACGGCTACGTGTCGGCGACCAAGTGGCTGGCAGAGATCGAGCTCACCCGCTGGGAGTCGTTCGACGCCTACTGGATACCGCGGGGCTGGTCCAAGGTGGGCCCGATCAAACTCCAGTCGCGGATCGACACGCCTCGAAACGGCGAGCGTGTCACCGCCGGGTCCGTCGTCGCCGCCGGTGTGGCCTGGGCGCCGACCATCGGGATCGACGCCGTCGAGATACGGATCGACGACGGCCCGTGGCTCGCCACCGAGACGAGCATCCCCCTTGCCGACGCGGCCTGGGTGCAGTGGCGGACTGCCGTTGATCTTGCAAGCGGGGGGCACCGGCTGGAGGTGCGGGCCACCGACGCGAACGGGATGGTCCAAACCGATGAGCGTCGGTCCCCGGCACCCAACGGGGCCAGCGGTCACCACAGGGTCATGGTCACCGCGGCCTGA